The sequence TTGCATTCTTATGGATATAACAGCCCAAGAGTTATGATCCGCCTTAAGAATGTTGTGAGTAAATGACAAGTACTTGACTACTTGCTCCGTGTTAGAAACTGTACAAAGTACTTTCTAGTGTATCTAcctcagaacttttttttttaagtatatgtatccacttttttttttttaatgaggaaagCAGGGACCACATAAGTTATTTGCTGAATGTCACAGATGATTGACTGGAAGGACCACCTCAGCTGTGAATTCAGAGCTCATGCTTTCCCTGAAGCCTGTGTTTTAATAGGGAACATTTCTGTTTGGGGGTTGTATCCAATAGCGAGGTTAATGAGTGTTGGATCGTATTATTAGTCATCGATGTGAAGAAAGGGCAAACATCTAATTTGCTGGAGTGGTTAAACTAGTTGGCATTTCTCAGATACCAGAAGGCAGGAAAGATCGCACACCCCAGCGGAAGTCAGCCTAAAAATGGCGGTGGCCACGCTCTCCGCGTCCGCCCTGCATCCTAAAACTGTCTGCCTGAAGGAGAGCAATAGATCTGGGCCCTGCAGGAGAAGGACCAGAAAGCACCCAGGTGCCTTGGTCCCCAGCCTTTCCCGGGGCAGACCTAGGGGGCGTGGCCAGGGAGGCCTGCAGGCTCCGCCCCCGCCCGGCGGGCTCCGCCCCACTGCGGAGCCCCGGGGGCTCGTCCGCCACGCGAGGCGATGGCCAATGCACGCCAGCCGTCCGACTGCACTTCCGGCTCTTTTCCCGCCTCTTCCGCTTCCGCCCTCCGGCGGTCCTGACCTCCCGCCCTCTGGGTAGCCCAAGCGGTTGGCGGGGTCCCGGACCCATGGCGTCTCTGGGGTCGGTGACCGCGGCGCTGCGGGTGGCCGAGGCGCTGGAAACCATCGCCAGCCGCTGCGTGGGGCCCGAGGGCGGGCAAGTGCTGTGTACGAAGGCCACCGGCGAGGTGCTGCTCAGCCGGGATGGAGGCCGCCTCCTGGAGGCGCTGCACTTAGAGCATCCCGTGGCCAGGTACCTCGCGCCACCCGCCGCCCGCCGGGCCCGCAGGCTCCCTCAGCCTCTCATCCGGTCCTGAGGCTGCGGACCTGGAATACAAACACTGTAAGACCAGAGTAGACGGCAGGTCAGAGCGCCGCCCAAACGACCAGTCCTGGGTCCCAGACCTCATCCACTGCCTAGAACATTTCTCTTTCCCCACCCCTGGGGGCCCAGAACAGAACAAAGTAGTatagaaaagtaaaaagtaaagatAAGGAGGCTGTGGGTCAACAAGACGATagtctttatgtctgtagccaggaaaACATGAGTTTAACGTGGCACCAATGTATAAAATCTGAGTtactttttttccctcccctccctatACAGGATGATAGTGGCGTGTGTTTCCAGTCACCTTAAAAAAACAGGAGATGGTGCTAaaacctttattatttttctttgccaTTTACTCAGAGGACTTCATGcaatcagagaaaaacaaaaagatgcatTCACTTCTGCAAATCTTCAGACCCATGAAAGGCATTGGAGAAACTGTTGTCAGTGGAAATCTATTTCTCAGGCTCTATTGACATTTCAGACACAAATACTAGATTGTATCGTGGACCAGGACTTAAGCAGGCACtatttgtctgtcttttcttcgTCTGCTAAAGGAAGAACACTGTGCAGGCACTCTTTAGAGTCACTCCTGGAGGCGTACTTTTGTGGAAGAGTGGGAAGAAACAATTGCAAATTTATTTCACAGTTGACGTGTGACTACGTTTTCAAGTGTATGGCTTGTCAAAGGGGGATTGAAGTATTTGAGTTGGTGGACAACTGTTTTTTCGAGTTGACTGTTGGTGTGACAGGCCTTCCTGTTTCAGATTCTAGAATTGTGGATGGCCTCGTGCTGCACCGAGACTTTTCTGTGTATTGCCCAGCAGATGGTGACATAAGGATGGTGTTGGTAACGGAAAGCCTCCAGCCTCTGTTCTCATTGTCCGGATCAGAGTTTAGTCTAAATTCAGAAGCACAGTTTCAGGCATCTCAGTGTTGGATCATGGAAAGGACAGAGGCAGTGATGAAACATTTGCATAGTCAGAATATAAAACTGCTCCTGTCTAGTGTGAAGCAACCAGACCTGGTTATTTACTGTGCAAGATTAAATAGCATATCGGTGGTGGAGTGCTTGTCATCTGAAGAGGTTTCTCTTGTCCAGAGGATCACTGGTCTCCTTCCATGTGCTCTACCACAGGTCACCTCACTGTGTGAAATTTCTGATATGACTTCGGTGAAATTTTGTAAGCCCCTCATCCTTAGATCCAAAAGGTATGTTCATCTTGGCTTGATTAGCACATGCGCGTTTATACCTCACTGTATGATCCTTTG comes from Onychomys torridus chromosome 20, mOncTor1.1, whole genome shotgun sequence and encodes:
- the Bbs10 gene encoding Bardet-Biedl syndrome 10 protein isoform X1, which produces MASLGSVTAALRVAEALETIASRCVGPEGGQVLCTKATGEVLLSRDGGRLLEALHLEHPVARMIVACVSSHLKKTGDGAKTFIIFLCHLLRGLHAIREKQKDAFTSANLQTHERHWRNCCQWKSISQALLTFQTQILDCIVDQDLSRHYLSVFSSSAKGRTLCRHSLESLLEAYFCGRVGRNNCKFISQLTCDYVFKCMACQRGIEVFELVDNCFFELTVGVTGLPVSDSRIVDGLVLHRDFSVYCPADGDIRMVLVTESLQPLFSLSGSEFSLNSEAQFQASQCWIMERTEAVMKHLHSQNIKLLLSSVKQPDLVIYCARLNSISVVECLSSEEVSLVQRITGLLPCALPQVTSLCEISDMTSVKFCKPLILRSKRYVHLGLISTCAFIPHCMILCGPVLGLVQQHESAFHGASKMLRHLFSDLDLNYIIQTKDQCDPSPLTSTSSRESNGKYQDTRVKSQNKLENTQTYLKVYSNLVASDTEVKTHMPWSAHKETPIDTSHTDEILKCLSPEKNWVIDNPELLIENDSTGNPTAEDTGTETSENVQVTNNPGKGYTLPVIYKSLDTSQGYCSSTIPAGCALPVGGNFEILLHYYLLNYAKQCRQSDEALVSRLIANALLGIPKILYKSKKGKDSFPHLYMRSLHALQTNQPMVSGQSGLEPVAGKYQLLTSVFQCLTKILTIDLIIKIKRQPQNIGDQDSEDEL
- the Bbs10 gene encoding Bardet-Biedl syndrome 10 protein isoform X3, with the translated sequence MASLGSVTAALRVAEALETIASRCVGPEGGQVLCTKATGEVLLSRDGGRLLEALHLEHPVARMIVACVSSHLKKTGDGAKTFIIFLCHLLRGLHAIREKQKDAFTSANLQTHERHWRNCCQWKSISQALLTFQTQILDCIVDQDLSRHYLSVFSSSAKGRTLCRHSLESLLEAYFCGRVGRNNCKFISQLTCDYVFKCMACQRGIEVFELVDNCFFELTVGVTGLPVSDSRIVDGLVLHRDFSVYCPADGDIRMVLVTESLQPLFSLSGSEFSLNSEAQFQASQCWIMERTEAVMKHLHSQNIKLLLSSVKQPDLVIYCARLNSISVVECLSSEEVSLVQRITGLLPCALPQVTSLCEISDMTSVKFCKPLILRSKRTMLRYVLFVCNVKNVNFQELKYQLKLS
- the Bbs10 gene encoding Bardet-Biedl syndrome 10 protein isoform X2, which gives rise to MIVACVSSHLKKTGDGAKTFIIFLCHLLRGLHAIREKQKDAFTSANLQTHERHWRNCCQWKSISQALLTFQTQILDCIVDQDLSRHYLSVFSSSAKGRTLCRHSLESLLEAYFCGRVGRNNCKFISQLTCDYVFKCMACQRGIEVFELVDNCFFELTVGVTGLPVSDSRIVDGLVLHRDFSVYCPADGDIRMVLVTESLQPLFSLSGSEFSLNSEAQFQASQCWIMERTEAVMKHLHSQNIKLLLSSVKQPDLVIYCARLNSISVVECLSSEEVSLVQRITGLLPCALPQVTSLCEISDMTSVKFCKPLILRSKRYVHLGLISTCAFIPHCMILCGPVLGLVQQHESAFHGASKMLRHLFSDLDLNYIIQTKDQCDPSPLTSTSSRESNGKYQDTRVKSQNKLENTQTYLKVYSNLVASDTEVKTHMPWSAHKETPIDTSHTDEILKCLSPEKNWVIDNPELLIENDSTGNPTAEDTGTETSENVQVTNNPGKGYTLPVIYKSLDTSQGYCSSTIPAGCALPVGGNFEILLHYYLLNYAKQCRQSDEALVSRLIANALLGIPKILYKSKKGKDSFPHLYMRSLHALQTNQPMVSGQSGLEPVAGKYQLLTSVFQCLTKILTIDLIIKIKRQPQNIGDQDSEDEL